A single region of the Panthera tigris isolate Pti1 chromosome B1, P.tigris_Pti1_mat1.1, whole genome shotgun sequence genome encodes:
- the HR gene encoding LOW QUALITY PROTEIN: lysine-specific demethylase hairless (The sequence of the model RefSeq protein was modified relative to this genomic sequence to represent the inferred CDS: inserted 1 base in 1 codon) yields MLQGSPLGEPHEGWRVMESTPSFLKDAPAWEKIAPENGIVGQESDTLPRDGLRRGALCLGESAPFWRGVLSTPDSWRPPGFPQSPKDTLPLVEGEXPRNGERKASWLGSKEGLHWKEAMLNHPLALCGSACPPRYGPLIPEHNGGHPKSDPVAFRPLHCPFLLETKILEQAPFWMPTCLPPYLVSSLPPERPCDWPLAPHPWVYSGGQPKVPSAFGLGSKGFYHKDPSVLRLAKEPLATVEPGLLGLAPGGRLQRTGEVERPSFHQRDGEAGVSRHQNLCPFLLGHPDAVPRNPWPTCPPGLVHTLGNVWAVPGGGSLGCQLGPSATLRCPSPGLPTTQVGCCSSHPPARDRDLGPCGKCQEGLEGGTIGPSESNEEANKTSGPRACPPSHHTKLKKTWLTRHSEQFRCPGGCPGDEENPSAHLQALKRASSPEVQGAGGSPAAKRPPNPFPGSAGQGARDWQMLNSSFGNKVEAEQHDDHRGPQDGRASSLQDPGLQDTPCSAPLACVAQCQSCTHAAGEVGGPACHSRQVLRLPPEGEQHQEEDLAVSSEGGGSGPEAQLSKGLAKHLLSGLGDRLCRLLRREREALAWAQREGQGPTRTEDNPGIPLCCSSCHRGLFNTHWKCPHCSHRLCVACGRMAGARRARDKAGSQEQSTEECPQEAGHSASSLMLTQFISSQALAELSTAMHQVWVKFDIRGHCPCQADARVWAAGDEGQQKEPTEKTPPIPQSSCNGDTDRTKDIKEETPDSTETPAEDRASRGPLPCPSLCELLASTAVKLCLGHERIHMAFAPVTPALPSDDRITNILDSIIAQVVERKIQEKALGPGLRAGPGLRKGLGLPLSPVRPRLPPPGALLWLQEPRPQRGFHLFQEHWRQGQPVLVSGIQRTLQGNLWETEALGALGGQVQALTPLGPPQPISLHSATFWEGFSRPEIRPKSDEGSVLLLHRALGDEDTSRMENLAASLPLPEYCAHHGKLNLASYLPPGPALRPLEPQLWAAYGVSPHRGHLGTKNLCVEVADLVSVLVRAEAPLPTWHRAQKDFLSGLDGEGLWSPGSQVSTVWHVFRAQDAQRIRRFLQMVCPAGAGNLEPGTPGSCYLDAGLRRRLREEWGVSCWTLLQAPGEAVLVPAGAPHQVQGLVSTVSVTQHFLSPETSALSAQLCHQGPSLPPDHRLLYAQMDWAVFQAVKVAVGTLQEAK; encoded by the exons ATGCTCCAGGGATCCCCTCTTGGAGAGCCCCATGAGGGCTGGAGAGTAATGGAGAGTACGCCCAGCTTCCTGAAGGACGCCCCAGCCTGGGAGAAGATAGCCCCTGAGAATGGCATTGTGGGACAGGAGTCGGATACCCTGCCTCGAGATGGCCTGCGTCGTGGGGCACTGTGCCTGGGAGAGTCTGCCCCCTTCTGGAGGGGTGTCCTAAGCACCCCAGACTCTTGGCGTCCCCCTGGCTTTCCCCAGAGCCCCAAGGACACGCTCCCACTGGTGGAGGGAG GACCCCGCAATGGGGAGAGGAAGGCCAGCTGGCTGGGTAGCAAAGAGGGTCTGCACTGGAAGGAGGCAATGCTTAACCACCCACTGGCACTCTGTGGCTCCGCGTGCCCGCCTCGCTATGGCCCCCTGATTCCTGAGCATAATGGTGGCCATCCCAAGAGTGACCCTGTGGCCTTCCGGCCCTTGCACTGCCCCTTCCTGCTGGAGACCAAGATCCTGGAGCAAGCTCCCTTCTGGATGCCCACCTGCTTGCCACCCTACCTAGTGTCCAGCCTGCCCCCAGAGCGTCCGTGTGACTGGCCCCTGGCCCCACACCCCTGGGTGTACTCAGGGGGACAGCCCAAAGTGCCCTCTGCCTTTGGCTTAGGCAGCAAG GGCTTTTACCACAAGGATCCAAGTGTTCTCAGGCTGGCAAAGGAGCCATTGGCAACTGTGGAACCTGGGTTGCTGGGCTTAGCCCCTGGTGGGCGTCTCCAGAGAACTGGGGAAGTGGAACGTCCTTCATTCCatcagagagacggagaggcaGGAGTCAGCAGGCATCAGaatctttgcccatttctccTGGGACATCCAGATGCTGTTCCCCGGAACCCCTGGCCCACTTGTCCCCCAGGCCTGGTTCATACTCTTGGCAACGTCTGGGCTGTACCAGGGGGTGGGAGCCTTGGGTGCCAGCTGGGGCCATCAGCCACGCTGaggtgcccctctcctgggcTTCCTACCACGCAGGTGGGCTGTTGTTCGTCTCACCCACCTGCTAGAGATAGAGATCTTGGCCCTTGTGGGAAGTGCCAGGAGGGCCTGGAGGGGGGCACCATTGGGCCCAGTGAATCCAACGAGGAAGCAAACAAGACCTCTGGTCCCAGGGCCTGCCCACCCAGTCATCATACCAAGCTGAAGAAGACATGGCTCACACGACACTCAGAGCAGTTCAGGTGTCCAGGTGGCTGCCCTGGCGATGAGGAGAACCCATCTGCCCACCTGCAGGCCCTCAAGAGGGCAAGCAGCCCTGAGGTCCAGGGGGCAGGTGGCAGCCCAGCTGCCAAGCGCCCACCCAACCCTTTCCCAGGCAGTGCGGGGCAGGGGGCCAGAGATTGGCAGATGCTCAACTCATCCTTTGGGAACAAAGTGGAGGCAGAACAGCATGATGACCACAGAG GACCCCAAGATGGTAGGGCCAGCAGCCTCCAGGACCCAGGGCTTCAGGATACACCTTGTTCGGCTCCTCTGGCATGCGTGGCTCAGTGCCAAAGCTGTACCCATGCAGCTGGAGAGGTGGGAGGGCCGGCCTGCCACTCCCGGCAAGTGCTGAG ATTGCCTCCGGAAGGGGAGCAGCATCAGGAGGAAGACTTAGCAGTCAGCTCTGAGGGAGGAGGGTCTGGCCCTGAGGCCCAGCTCAGCAAGGGCCTTGCCAAGCATCTGCTAAGTGGTTTGGGGGATCGACTATGCCGTCTGCTGCGGAGGGAGCGTGAAGCCCTGGCCTGGGCGCAGCGGGAAG GCCAGGGGCCAACCAGGACAGAGGACAACCCAGGCATTCCACTCTGCTGCAGCAGCTGCCATCGTGGACTCTTCAACACCCACTGGAAATGCCCCCACTGCAGCCACCGGCTGTGTGTGGCCTGTGGTCGCATGGCAGGTGCTAGGAGGGCCAGGGACAAAGCAG GCTCTCAGGAGCAGTCCACAGAGGAGTGTCCTCAAGAGGCTGGGCACAGTGCCAGTTCCCTGATGCTCACCCAGTTCATCTCCAGCCAAG ctCTGGCAGAATTGAGCACCGCCATGCACCAGGTTTGGGTCAAGTTTGACATCCGGGGGCACTGCCCCTGCCAAGCTGATGCCCGGGTGTGGGCCGCTGGGGATGAGGGCCAGCAG AAGGAGCCGACAGAGAAAACTCCCCCAATTCCACAATCTTCTTGCAACGGGGATACTGACAGGACCAAGGACATCAAGGAAG AGACCCCTGACTCCACGGAGACCCCAGCAGAGGACCGTGCCAGCCGAGGGCCCCTGccttgtccctctctctgtgaacTGCTGGCTTCCACTGCTGTCAAACTCTGCCTGGGGCACGAGAGGATACACATGGCCTTTGCCCCAGTCACTCCTGCCCTGCCCAGC GACGACCGCATCACCAACATCCTGGACAGCATCATCGCACAGGTGGTAGAACGGAAGATCCAGGAGAAAGCCCTGGGGCCGGGGCTGCGGGCTGGGCCAGGCCTGCGCAAAGGCCTGGGCCTACCCCTCTCGCCAGTGCGGCCACGGCTGCCTCCTCCCGGAGCTTTGCTGTGGCTGCAGGAGCCCAGACCTCAGCGAGGCTTCCACCTCTTCCAGGAGCACTGGAGGCAGGGCCAG CCCGTGTTGGTGTCAGGGATTCAGAGGACACTGCAAGGCAACCTGTGGGAGACGGAAGCTCTTGGAGCACTTGGAGGCCAAGTGCAGGCACTGACCCCCCTTGGACCTCCCCAGCCCATAAGCCTCCACAGTGCAACGTTCTGGGAGGGATTCTCCAGGCCTGAAA TTCGCCCAAAGTCAGATGAGGGCTCCGTCCTCCTGCTGCACAGAGCTCTGGGGGACGAGGACACCAGCAG GATGGAGAACCTGGCTGCCAGCCTGCCACTCCCAGAGTACTGTGCCCACCATGGGAAACTCAACCTGGCTTCCTACCTCCCACCTGGTCCTGCCCTGCGTCCACTGGAGCCCCAGCTGTGGGCAGCATATG GTGTGAGCCCACACCGTGGGCACCTGGGAACCAAGAACCTCTGTGTGGAGGTGGCTGACCTGGTCAGTGTCCTGGTACGTGCTGAGGCCCCACTGCCTACCTGGCACCGGGCACAGAAAG ACTTCCTCTCAGGCCTGGACGGGGAGGGGCTCTGGTCTCCAGGCAGCCAGGTCAGCACCGTGTGGCACGTGTTCCGGGCACAGGATGCCCAACGCATCCGCCGCTTTCTCCAGATG GTGTGCCCGGCCGGAGCAGGCAACCTGGAGCCTGGCACCCCAGGCAGCTGCTACCTGGACGCAGGCCTGCGGCGGCGCCTACGGGAGGAGTGGGGCGTGagctgctggaccctgctgcagGCCCCTGGAGAGGCCGTGCTGGTGCCTGCGGGGGCTCCCCACCAG GTACAGGGCCTAGTAAGCACAGTGAGTGTCACTCAGCACTTCCTGTCCCCGGAGacctctgccctctctgctcaGCTCTGCCACCAGGGACCCAGCCTGCCCCCTGATCACCGCCTGCTTTATGCCCAG aTGGACTGGGCTGTGTTCCAAGCAGTGAAGGTGGCTGTGGGAACATTACAGGAGGCTAAATAG